The following proteins come from a genomic window of Malus sylvestris chromosome 4, drMalSylv7.2, whole genome shotgun sequence:
- the LOC126619778 gene encoding nifU-like protein 4, mitochondrial yields the protein MRGLRRLLGRSLSSHTRCQPPRHRNGTQFISRRTYFLSAYSAPTTSYLAHNNSPFSDASPFNSLKWGILGGQKRSMFIQTQSTPNPASLMFYPGKPVMEVGSADFPNARSAMNSPLAKALYGIDGVTRVFYGSDFVTVTKSEDTSWDLLKPEIFAAIMDFYSSGQPLFLDEKAASAMDTAIQEDDSEIVAMIKELLETRIRPAVQDDGGDIEYRGFDPETGTVKLRMQGACSGCPSSSVTLKSGIENMLMHYVPEVKSVEEELDPDDENAALAGQME from the exons ATGAGAGGGCTACGAAGATTGCTTGGACGAAGTCTTTCGTCTCACACAAGATGCCAACCTCCTCGGCATCGCAATGGCACCCAGTTCATCTCTCGCCGAACCTATTTCCTATCTGCTTATTCAGCTCCCACGACGTCGTACCTGGCTCACAACAACTCCCCCTTTTCCGACGCATCTCCTTTCAATTCTCTGAAATGGGGCATTCTCGGCG GGCAGAAGAGAAGCATGTTTATCCAAACTCAATCCACACCTAACCCTGCATCTCTAATGTTTTATCCTGGGAAGCCCGTTATGGAAGTTGGCAGTGCAGACTTCCCGAATGCTCGTTCGGCCATGAATTCACCACTTGCCAAAGCCCTTTATGGAATTGATG GAGTCACTCGAGTGTTTTATGGATCAGATTTCGTTACTGTAACAAAATCTGAAGATACTTCTTGGGATCTATTGAAGCCTGAAATCTTTGCAGCAATCATGGATTTTTATTCTTCTGGGCAGCCACTCTTTCTAGACGAAAAAGCTGCATCAGCAATGGACACGGCTATTCAAGAA GATGATTCAGAAATCGTTGCAATGATAAAAGAATTGTTGGAGACTCGCATCCGACCAGCAGTGCAAGATGATGGTGGGGACATTGAGTATAGGGGATTTGATCC AGAAACTGGAACAGTGAAATTGAGAATGCAAGGAGCGTGTAGTGGCTGCCCAAGCTCATCAGTCACCCTGAAATCTGGAATTGAGAATATGCTCATGCACTATGTACCCGAG GTCAAAAGTGTAGAGGAAGAGCTAGATCCTGATGATGAAAATGCAGCTCTAGCAGGTCAGATGGAGTAG